The sequence below is a genomic window from Bremerella alba.
GGGCAACCACGTCTAATTGTTCGCAAATCTTAGCGAGTTGGTCGATTCGAGTCGAAATTTCTCGAGCAGGTCGCGTCAGTCGATTGGTGAGTTGGCGTGGCATCGAAGTGCTTTGATGTGACTTCAGACTGGCAAGCAATTTGTTTGAGGAATCAGGAACTTCGGGTAATTGGCAGCGCCGATAGGCTTCTGCTGTTGAAACGCCTCCGGGAGGACGGATCAGCACTAGGTCGAGTCGTCGCCCCGGAAATGGTTCAATGTTTTCCCCGCGACCTGTGGCGATTGCCTGACCACTTCCCAGTTGCCCGGCGTAAAAAAAGAACGGTATGTCACTTCCTAGTTTCGCAGCCAGCTCGCTCAAACGGTCGATTGGCAGATTCAAATTCCATGCCTGACTTGCGGCGAATAAAGCGGCGGCTGCGTCGCTGGAAGCGCCTCCAAAACCAGATGCGGAAGGAATGCATTTTCGCAGGGCGATTCTTGCACCGTGCGGGACATTTTCTTCCGTCTGAAGTAACTTCACGGCTCGATAAACCAAGTTGCTATCCTGAGGGGGAAGATCACCAAGTAGTTGACTGCTATGCCCCAGTTGCGTGGCTCTCGCAAGTTGCCCTGAGTCCCACGCACAATCGAGAATGAGGTCACTTGCCTCGGTGGGGGTGACTTCCAGCCGATCGAACAGCGAGACAGCCACCATGATGGTTTCCAGCTCATGGAAGCCATCTGGGCGTTTCTCAAGCAGTTCCAGGAAGAGATTAATCTTCGCTGGAGCAAGAACGGATACCTTAGAAGCCAATCGCTGAAACAACATCCGTGCTACCCTGCCGATGCTTCATGAGATTCTTATTAACGATCGCGACGGTGTCCTGGAACGTGTGCCAGAACAGTCGAAAAGGGAAGAGTCTCACGAAGCAAATTCTCTGTTTCGATCAATGCGCACACTACGACCAACTAGGTGAGTGTTAACGCAATTTATCCCCCCCTCACTGCTCGGTCAAGGTAATTCGCTAGCGTTTGACGATGTGTTTGAAATGCTCTCGTTTTTGCAACCGCAGGTGGGCCATATAGGGCACCGCAGACCAGATAAGAAAGGGGGAATGGTCTGTGAATTCCGTGTGATATTGCTACTGCGTCAACTGCTTGAGTAGTTGTTGGGCTTCGGCATTCTGTGGATCCCGCCGAATCGCTAACTGTAGGAGAGCAACCGCTTGTCGCCTATTCTCGTGCTGCAAAAGGTTCGCCATCAGGATATAGCCTTCGGCCTCTTCTGGGTTCATCTTAATTGTCAAGTCAAGCAGTTGCAGTGCCAAGGGTACGTCGCCCATTTCGATCGCCTTTGTGGCACCCTTTCTAAACCTATCGGCGTAACCTCCATTGAACTGGTACTCGGGATGAAGTTCGATGGTTTTTTCGAGGTATGGAATAGCCTTCGCCCAATCTCCCTGCGTGATATAGGCGTGGGCAATGCCATGATAGGCCCGTGGATTGTTTGGATTCTTTGCTAGTACGTCGCTCCACATCGAATTGCCATCTCGGTAGACCTCATTTCTAGCGATCGTAACTCCGCCATAAACAGCAATCAGAACGACAATCAGAACGATCAGCGATTGCCACGCCGACAAGTGCGAAGAATCAGATGCTTGCATGGGTTGCGTCAGCCAGAGGCCTTCATAGATTCCTAGCACGATCAGTGTTATCACGGCCGCTAGTGGGAGATACATCCGATGTTCGAAGACGATGTCTTGGATCGGAAGAATGCTTGATGTCGGTGCGAGAATTAAAAAGAAGCTGGCGCCCACAAAACTCCAGCAGGGAGCACGAAATATACACCAAATGGTTAGTCCCAGAGCGGCTACCACAATGATACCTGGCCAGATTGCTTCGGACAGCGAATACGTAGCACGCCAACTGTGATCGAGCGATTGCCCCATCGGCAAGATTGTGAGCTGAAGATAGAACGGAATCGCGTGAGCTTGGCTGTACAGATATTCTTTCGGGCCGACGAGGGTGCGAATCGGTTCCTCTGCCGAGAAGTCCACTTCATGAACAAGCACGGTCCCATGTTCGTTGTGAGTTGTAAGGGGAACCAGAGCGAGCTGAGCGAGAATTAACCAAGCAGCAAACAAGCCCATGTAAACAGGCCATCGGTTGCGGATCAAATCAAGCCAAGACTGGGCTAAGAAAGCGCGATCGTACCAGAGAACCACTAAGGGGATGGCCACTGCCACCTCCTTGCTCAGCGCGGAAGCAAAACAGGCGACTACGCTGCCAAGATACCAAGCGGCATGATATTTCGAGGTGAAGCCTCGGATGAAGCAAAAAAGCGATAGTAGAAAGAACATCCCCATCAGCGATTCGTATCGCTGAACAATATAGGTGACCGACTGAGTTTGCAGCGGGTGGACTGCCCACAAGAGAGCCACGCCGGCTGCCAGCAGGGTCGCGTGATCGCGATATCGCTCAGGGATCTTAGGCAATCTCAGTGTTTGAGAAATAAAACCAAATAGCAGCAGACTCGCTGCGATGTGGATAGAGATATTTACAAGGTGGTAGCCGAGGAGCGTACCACCGTCGGCAAAATAGTTTAGTCGCCACGTCAGGTTAACTAGCGAACGCGGCGTCCTGGGGAAATTTTCCCAGCTGAGTGTTTGATAACTTTCATTCGATTGTATGTTGACCTGGCCATCGAAATGAAACGGGTACGTGAAAGTGCGATGATATACGGCTAGTACGAGAAGAGGGATCGCCACAATGGCAATCCATTTCCAGCGGTTAGCGGAATGGTCGATCGTTTCTGGTATCGGCATTTCACGACTTTTTGGGAGAGCTCGAATTGAAACGTAAGTACTGCTAGTTCGGGTTTACTTGTTCTTGATCCCGAGCGATGGCTAGATGACGTACCGTTTCGAGGTTCATGGCAGCCTGGTCGAAGTCGGGCCGAATTGAAAGTGCGGCTTCATAATGGCGGACCGCTTCCGAAAATTGTCCTCGTCGAGCGAACAGATTAGCGATGTTGTTGTGAGCATCGGCATTTTCTTCATTCAAGTGAATGGCCTGTTGGTAATGCACCAGTGCCAGTTTCGGCATCTTTTCCGTGAGCATTGCCCCCAGATTGCTATGGGCTTCCGAAGAATTGGGATCCACTTTTACGGCAGCTGTGAATAGCTGAGTTGCATACTCTGGTTGACTTGCATGGACTATTCTACCCAGCGATACGTAGGCATCCGTGTACCTGGGATCTAACTCGATGGCTCGCTGCAAAGAAGCAATCGCAGGCTCAAATTGTTTCAGATCAATATGCGCTCTTGCCAGCCCATAGTACCCACGTGCGTATTCAGGGGCCTTCGATGTCACATCTGTCCAGAGGCCAAGCTTCGAGCGATAAACCTCGTTGCGCACCAGCGTGACGCCACTAAATATCAACGCAACTGCAACTCCTGAAATAAGCACTCCGCGACGCACTTGGGATATGGAATGCTTACTCGAACCATAGCGACGACAAAGCCCTTCAAACACTACCAGTATCAAAAACGCAAGCACGGCTGCGGACGGTAAGTACATACGATGTTCGACGGCAACATCTTTGATCGGCAAAATGCTTGAGGTCGGAGCCAATATTAGAAAGAACCATCCCCCCAGAAAACCAAATCGTGGGTAATGAACCGTCGACCAGATCGTGGCTCCCAAGAGAAGAAAGATTAATAGCCCCGGCAATACGGCTTCGACAAGGGTTGTTGTTGCCCTCCAGCCGTGGTCAAGCGATTGTCCATACGGAAAAAATACAAGCCGGAGGTAGAGCAAAATGGCTTGAGGTTGGCGTAAGAGATAATCCCAAGCAGTGATCGCCCGTTCTTGAACATGTCCATCTACAATCGAGGTCTCGACGACGTAAGCAACGTTATCAGCTTTTAGCTTTTGTTCAGATTGATTGGCGAAAGGTAAAAATACCAGCCAAGTACACAGGGCAGCGACGTAGAGTGGGAAATGGCTGCGAACCAATTCCTTCCACGAAGGTGAAATAAATGTTCGGTCGTACCATAGTAAGAGAATCGGTAAGGCGACTGCTACTTCTTTGCTGACCATAGCCAAGTAGCAAGCGACGATGCAGCCAGCCAGCCAAAGCCATTTTCGCGAAGAGCCAACGCTGCATGCCAAGCAAAAGAAGGCCAGCAGAAAAAACAAACCCATGAGCGATTCGTAACGCTGAATGATATAAGTCACCGATTGGGTTTGCAGTGGGTGGACCGTCCATATCAGAGCAATGATTCCCGCCAGGAGGGCTGCCTGGTCACGGTATCGAGCAGGTATGTCCTGGGAGCGAAGTGTTTTATATACCAAGCCGAAAAGAAGGAGCCCGCTCGTAGTGTGGATCGCGATGTTGACTAAATGGTAACTGAAGGGGTTCTTTCCGGAGGTCCGATAATTGAGTCTCCATGACGCCGTAACCAGGGTTCGTGGCCCCGATGGAAAATGGTGCCAAGAGAGATCCCCCAATTGTGAATTATCAACAATCTGTTTTTCGCCATCGAAGTGAAAAGGGAATTCGAGCGTTCGGTGGTAGCAAACAGCGGACGCGATCCCGATTGCTACCGCAAAAAGCAGCAAAGTCTGGCGAGACTTTTTATCGGAGACCTCAAGCATGGGAAGCAGAAAATGTCTGGGATGAAACTAAGGTTGATGCCAAACGCCCCATTCTATCCGAGGCATTCCACCTATCCGAGGAAGAGCCTCAGCGAAGATACATCTTTTCTTCAAACCTTAACGCCCCGAAGTTCTCTAGATTGCCCTGCCCTTCTCGGCCAAGGTTCTCTAGAATCCTGGCTTTGAACGCGAAATAAACGGACCAGTGCGATGGCACCCTTGAAGATCAACGGAATTCGACATTTTCTCTGCGGTATCGCCATGGGAGCTGCTGACGCGGTACCAGGAATTTCAGGGGGGACGGTCGCATTGGTGCTTGGTATCTACCGTCGCTTAGTGGACGCAGTCAGCCAGGTGAACGTAGAAGCGTTCCAATTGCTGTGGAAGCGTCAATGGCGAACATTGGCTGAGCGATTCGATTTCTGGTTTCTGTTGGTGCTGCTGGGGGGAATTGCTTGCGGCCTACTTACCTTCGTAGTGATATTGCACGAGCTCATCGGAGAGGCAGGGCATCCGGCTTCGACGCGGCCTTTAGTTTATGCAGTTTTTTTCGGCGCCATCGTCGCCTCTGGCTTTCTTGTCGGCAAGATGGTTCGGCCGGCCAACGCTAACCACGCGATACTATGTGTGATACTCGCATCAGTCGGCGCCGCATTCGCTTGGTGGTTGACCGGACTTCCGGCACTCGAGGCTTTCAGCTCGGCCCCTAGCCCCTTCATCTCTTTTCTATTGGGGGCGATCGCGATCTGTGCGATGATTTTGCCTGGTCTCAGTGGTTCTTATTTACTTTTGGTCTTTGGTGCTTACCACTATTTTAGTGGTGTTCCCAAGGCATTGGCAAAAGGGCAGATTGTCGTTGGGGATCTGTTTGCATTTGTCTGCTTTGCCGTGGGATGCCTGGTGGGGCTGCTTTCGTTCAGCAAGGTTCTCAAGTGGCTATTACATCAGCATGAAGCCGTTACACTTTCGGTGATGGGTGGTTTCATGATCGGAGCGTTGCGCAAGCTCTGGCCATGGCAAGGAGACGAAGTGGAAACGCCTTTTGCCAATGAGTCTGCAATTTGCTTCGGCTTAATGGTGTTGGCGGCAATCGTTGTTATCGTAATAGACTTCTTGGCCCGCCCGAATGTTGAAGAGCAAATCGAAGCGGATCATTCCAGCCAGCGGGCATCGTGACCCCGGCTCTTGAGTTCCTCAACAAAGCTTTTCGGGCCATGTGTGCAAAAGACAGTCTTCGCTTCAACTTCTTCAACGGCTCGAATTAGTTGATCGAAGTCCGCGTGGTCGGAGAGTGGAATCCAGTGATCCTGGGGGGCATTTCGCCTTCGTCGAGGATCGAAGGCCCAGCCGGTAACATGGAACTTTTCAACGTGGACGGCACCAGGTAATCCCCCCGGCGTTATTGGTTTCGGGGGAACGATCACGACACAGCCTGGGACAGGCCGCCCCTGGTAAGGTCGACAATCGCCCAAGTCACAGCCAGCCTCTTGATAGATCTGGCTGATCGCATAAATGTCTGGATGCTGAAGGACAGGGATGCCGTTGGACGTCAAGATCTTGGTGACCTCTTGAGACTTACCCAGCACGTAAGCCGAGATAACCGGCGTTGCTCCACGGCGGAAGGCTTCATGGACCTTTTCCAAAAGCATCTCAATCACAGTGTCCCGGGGCGGCAGTCGGTAATTCGGATGGCCGAAGGTACACTCCATAATTAAGTAGTCCGCCGACCGAAGTTGGGCTTCTTCCGCCGTCGCCGAAGGTCCTAGTCGGAAGTCTCCGGTGTAAAGCACCGTTCCCTTGTCGTGTTCTGCGTAGACCATAGCAGAACCCAAGATATGACCAGCAGAGTGTGCCGTGAGTTTAAGGCCGGCAATTTCGATCGCTTCTCCCAACGGCATGATCTTGGTGGAAACATCTCCCAAACGATAACGAACGAGTCTTGCTGTCGGTTCGGTACACAGGGCCATGGCGTGGTGGGCGGCATGATCCATGTGGGCGTGAGAAATAAACCCAATGGCCTGACGTCGTGTCACATCGAGAGCAATGCGGGAAGGAAGCAGGAAAAGTCCACGATCCATCGCGAAAAGTCCAGAAATATGCCCTGCCCTTCGTGGCAAAGGGGCAAAATCGGACGAAAGCATCTGTTGTTTCGCGCTTTCTGACGTGTTGGTCGCTTTTCTTCCGGACAAGGACAACCTAGAATTAACAATTGAGGTTAGGGCGTTCACGTTGGACGTTCTACCTCTTTGTACTCCATTACTCAAGCTTGTGGGGTCAACTGCCGATAGGTAGAAGACGAAATCTCAGAAATGGGAACCTAGGTTTGAGGAAGGTTACACGGGGGCGAACTGGTATCGACCGGATAGTCTGAAGTGTAAGTTGCGTGTCGTGGTTGGTCAGCAGGCCACGTAAAAAGCCGACCAAACAATAATTGCAAACGATAACTTTGCACTGGCTGCCTAATTAGCTGTAGCCCCAACTGAGGGTCTTTGTCGGAGAGACCTGAAAGTTGGATGCCAATTCCGACTAGCCAAGGGTCATGTGGAGCACGCCTGAGGTTAAAAACCGTTCTCCTCTAGTTTCCTGGGAATCCTGACGATTGGAGTCCCAGGTTGCGAAACTCAAATAATCGCATACACACGTAGACGCTTGCATGGAAATGTCGCGGCACGCGGGTTCAATTCCCGCCGCCTCCATTTTTGAAAAGGCACTCAGGTTTACTCTGGGTGCCTTTTTTCGTTGGTTTTTTAAATCCTTTTGTGTAACACTACCGGCCATAAATCCAGCCACACCTGGACATTTTGTTGACTTTCAAAGGGCGAAATATTGACTTTGGACTTCCCGCTTGGTCCCAGAAAGCGTATTGTAGGCTCAACTTCAATATTTTACGGTGGGTGGAGGGAAGTCAGAGTGGGATCAGTTTACGACACAGACTTAAAGCAGGACCAAGGCGTTTGGATACGTTGGCTTGGAGAGAACGAGTCGGGCACGAAGCAGTGTTTTAGGCTGGGTAAGGAGAAAGCCGAAGCGAAGCGTCGCCTTCGACTAATAACTGCACTTTACGAAGCCCAGGTGGATGCCGCGAAGCTTAACGGCGGAACGTGGTTCCCCGACCAACTCAAGGCTGCGAAGCAAATCGCAAAGGGCAAGCAGGCCATACTGCCGCGATTAACCCTTCCCGCGAACGAGACGGATTCCATTCGACAGTCCGGGGAAAGTTATGCTCGGCTTCTTGCAGCCCTTAATCGCCGAGGCGATGCATTTGAACCTGAATGCTCAGAAGACTTCGCTGATGCGTTGGAAGATGTAGCCGCCGATCAGAAGCGACATCGTCTGACTAACGCGTGGTTGCTGGGCACAAATCCTGATCGCGATCCAACCGGACAAACCGTGAATCAAGCTCTTAATGCATTCACAGACTACCTTACCACCCAGTACACGTTGCCTGACGGAAACCTATCCCCTTGGGGCAAGACGCAGATCGACCAACTGAAGTCCTGGCGTCATTACATGGAGGTTGCGACAGAGAGTCGAAATGGAGAAAAGATTCCATTGCTTTTGCTGCAAACTGATCTAGCCGATGTCACACCTGCAAAGGCTCAGCAAATGGTCGATGCAACGAGAAACAGACCTTTAACTTTCGAGAGCAAGAAGTCTCGTCGCATGGCGGTCAAAACGGCGTTGAGCATCAACAAAAAGATCAAGCACTTCTTCGATTGGCTCGATTTGTCGGATGAATGGCACTGGTGGGAACCGCCGCGTTTCCGAAAACTGAAGTTCAAAGTAGCAGAGTTGACCCCACAAGAGTCACACGAAGAAAAGCTTAAGAAAGAGCGTTGGCGGCTATCCGACGACGAGATTCAAACGCTAGTCAAATACGCAACTCCGGTTGAACGTGTGCTGCTAGTGCTGGGACTGAATTGTGCGTTCGGTTCTGGTGAAATCGGAAACCTACGAATCCCCTACGTAAAGTTCGCGACATCTGAAATTGATGGCATTCGCTTCAAAACGGGGAGCGATACACGACATCATTTGTGGCCCGAAACAGTTGAAGCACTTCAGTGGGAGCTAAATCGCCGGAAGGCAATTCCGAAGCAAGAAACGAGCAAGGACATATTCTTTCTGTCGGAGAAAAGTGGGCAACCGCTTTGGAAAAAATCGAAGGCGGGCAACTACAACAACGGGATAGCAAAACGATGGACTGATCTGTTAGATCGCGTCCAAAAAGACCATCCCAAGTTCCACCGCTATAGCTTCGGTAAGCTGCGTAAAACGGCTGCCATTCGGATCATCGAACTTGCTGATGCAGAAGCC
It includes:
- the ispE gene encoding 4-(cytidine 5'-diphospho)-2-C-methyl-D-erythritol kinase, coding for MLFQRLASKVSVLAPAKINLFLELLEKRPDGFHELETIMVAVSLFDRLEVTPTEASDLILDCAWDSGQLARATQLGHSSQLLGDLPPQDSNLVYRAVKLLQTEENVPHGARIALRKCIPSASGFGGASSDAAAALFAASQAWNLNLPIDRLSELAAKLGSDIPFFFYAGQLGSGQAIATGRGENIEPFPGRRLDLVLIRPPGGVSTAEAYRRCQLPEVPDSSNKLLASLKSHQSTSMPRQLTNRLTRPAREISTRIDQLAKICEQLDVVAHQMSGSGSGYFAICRNRVHARRVAAKLQAQNVGMVFPVTTCGLQSLRN
- a CDS encoding tetratricopeptide repeat protein, which gives rise to MPIPETIDHSANRWKWIAIVAIPLLVLAVYHRTFTYPFHFDGQVNIQSNESYQTLSWENFPRTPRSLVNLTWRLNYFADGGTLLGYHLVNISIHIAASLLLFGFISQTLRLPKIPERYRDHATLLAAGVALLWAVHPLQTQSVTYIVQRYESLMGMFFLLSLFCFIRGFTSKYHAAWYLGSVVACFASALSKEVAVAIPLVVLWYDRAFLAQSWLDLIRNRWPVYMGLFAAWLILAQLALVPLTTHNEHGTVLVHEVDFSAEEPIRTLVGPKEYLYSQAHAIPFYLQLTILPMGQSLDHSWRATYSLSEAIWPGIIVVAALGLTIWCIFRAPCWSFVGASFFLILAPTSSILPIQDIVFEHRMYLPLAAVITLIVLGIYEGLWLTQPMQASDSSHLSAWQSLIVLIVVLIAVYGGVTIARNEVYRDGNSMWSDVLAKNPNNPRAYHGIAHAYITQGDWAKAIPYLEKTIELHPEYQFNGGYADRFRKGATKAIEMGDVPLALQLLDLTIKMNPEEAEGYILMANLLQHENRRQAVALLQLAIRRDPQNAEAQQLLKQLTQ
- a CDS encoding tetratricopeptide repeat protein, which encodes MVSKEVAVALPILLLWYDRTFISPSWKELVRSHFPLYVAALCTWLVFLPFANQSEQKLKADNVAYVVETSIVDGHVQERAITAWDYLLRQPQAILLYLRLVFFPYGQSLDHGWRATTTLVEAVLPGLLIFLLLGATIWSTVHYPRFGFLGGWFFLILAPTSSILPIKDVAVEHRMYLPSAAVLAFLILVVFEGLCRRYGSSKHSISQVRRGVLISGVAVALIFSGVTLVRNEVYRSKLGLWTDVTSKAPEYARGYYGLARAHIDLKQFEPAIASLQRAIELDPRYTDAYVSLGRIVHASQPEYATQLFTAAVKVDPNSSEAHSNLGAMLTEKMPKLALVHYQQAIHLNEENADAHNNIANLFARRGQFSEAVRHYEAALSIRPDFDQAAMNLETVRHLAIARDQEQVNPN
- a CDS encoding DUF368 domain-containing protein, with amino-acid sequence MAPLKINGIRHFLCGIAMGAADAVPGISGGTVALVLGIYRRLVDAVSQVNVEAFQLLWKRQWRTLAERFDFWFLLVLLGGIACGLLTFVVILHELIGEAGHPASTRPLVYAVFFGAIVASGFLVGKMVRPANANHAILCVILASVGAAFAWWLTGLPALEAFSSAPSPFISFLLGAIAICAMILPGLSGSYLLLVFGAYHYFSGVPKALAKGQIVVGDLFAFVCFAVGCLVGLLSFSKVLKWLLHQHEAVTLSVMGGFMIGALRKLWPWQGDEVETPFANESAICFGLMVLAAIVVIVIDFLARPNVEEQIEADHSSQRAS
- a CDS encoding MBL fold metallo-hydrolase RNA specificity domain-containing protein, whose protein sequence is MDRGLFLLPSRIALDVTRRQAIGFISHAHMDHAAHHAMALCTEPTARLVRYRLGDVSTKIMPLGEAIEIAGLKLTAHSAGHILGSAMVYAEHDKGTVLYTGDFRLGPSATAEEAQLRSADYLIMECTFGHPNYRLPPRDTVIEMLLEKVHEAFRRGATPVISAYVLGKSQEVTKILTSNGIPVLQHPDIYAISQIYQEAGCDLGDCRPYQGRPVPGCVVIVPPKPITPGGLPGAVHVEKFHVTGWAFDPRRRRNAPQDHWIPLSDHADFDQLIRAVEEVEAKTVFCTHGPKSFVEELKSRGHDARWLE
- a CDS encoding helix-turn-helix domain-containing protein; its protein translation is MGSVYDTDLKQDQGVWIRWLGENESGTKQCFRLGKEKAEAKRRLRLITALYEAQVDAAKLNGGTWFPDQLKAAKQIAKGKQAILPRLTLPANETDSIRQSGESYARLLAALNRRGDAFEPECSEDFADALEDVAADQKRHRLTNAWLLGTNPDRDPTGQTVNQALNAFTDYLTTQYTLPDGNLSPWGKTQIDQLKSWRHYMEVATESRNGEKIPLLLLQTDLADVTPAKAQQMVDATRNRPLTFESKKSRRMAVKTALSINKKIKHFFDWLDLSDEWHWWEPPRFRKLKFKVAELTPQESHEEKLKKERWRLSDDEIQTLVKYATPVERVLLVLGLNCAFGSGEIGNLRIPYVKFATSEIDGIRFKTGSDTRHHLWPETVEALQWELNRRKAIPKQETSKDIFFLSEKSGQPLWKKSKAGNYNNGIAKRWTDLLDRVQKDHPKFHRYSFGKLRKTAAIRIIELADAEAASMILAHGIPSEDKILSAYVTIPWQKLYEAQKAYGETVRPLLATQRPAFEQPPKNYIGDKAAQIIEQHNAGSSAYQIADEVGVSVMTVYRHLTRAGLRDTQP